The following are from one region of the Amycolatopsis sp. QT-25 genome:
- a CDS encoding aminotransferase class I/II-fold pyridoxal phosphate-dependent enzyme, producing MPSPAKRLLEVEDYLFSFIDDTRALAESSGVAPVPLGVGDSDLPTPPPVVAAIQQAVMDPTSHRYPPYAGTSDLRTAAKNFLDRRFGVTTDPDTEVLVTLGNKEAMAHLTLAYVEPGDVVLVPDPAYPVYETWARFCGGEVYRVPLRPERGFLPALDEIPPDILARAKLFWVCYPNNPTAALASSEFFDELARFARTHDLVVASDAAYTEIYYDTEPPPSFLASPGAMDCGIEFHSLSKTYNMPGWRVGFAAGNAEIVSALRMVKTNTDSGTFAAVQHAAAAALNDTSDYPRRLRETYRTRMHTLCDGLEAAGFEVLRPKATFYCLVRNPPGLDSSGFAKRLLEDAGVLGIPATGFGPGGEGYVRLTVCTGMDAIEEAVRRIGSVAW from the coding sequence ATGCCAAGCCCTGCCAAGCGGTTGCTCGAGGTGGAGGACTACCTGTTCTCCTTCATCGACGACACCCGAGCGCTGGCCGAATCTTCAGGTGTGGCGCCCGTACCGCTCGGGGTCGGGGACAGCGACCTGCCCACCCCGCCCCCGGTGGTGGCCGCCATCCAGCAGGCCGTCATGGACCCCACGTCGCACCGCTATCCCCCGTACGCCGGCACCAGCGATCTGCGTACAGCGGCCAAGAACTTCCTGGACCGGAGGTTCGGGGTGACGACGGATCCGGACACCGAGGTCCTGGTGACGCTGGGGAACAAGGAAGCGATGGCGCATCTGACCTTGGCCTACGTCGAGCCCGGCGACGTGGTGCTGGTGCCCGACCCGGCGTACCCGGTTTACGAAACCTGGGCACGCTTCTGCGGTGGCGAGGTGTACCGGGTGCCGTTGCGGCCCGAGCGCGGTTTCCTGCCCGCCCTCGATGAGATTCCCCCCGACATCCTGGCCCGCGCGAAGCTGTTCTGGGTGTGTTACCCGAACAACCCGACGGCCGCTCTCGCCAGCAGTGAGTTCTTCGACGAACTGGCGCGCTTCGCCCGCACCCACGACCTTGTGGTGGCTTCCGACGCGGCCTACACGGAGATCTACTACGACACCGAACCGCCTCCTTCCTTCCTGGCGTCGCCGGGGGCCATGGACTGCGGGATCGAGTTCCACTCGCTGTCCAAGACCTACAACATGCCGGGGTGGCGAGTCGGGTTCGCCGCCGGCAACGCGGAGATCGTGTCCGCCTTGCGGATGGTGAAGACCAACACCGACTCCGGCACGTTCGCCGCGGTTCAGCACGCGGCCGCCGCCGCTCTCAACGACACCTCCGACTACCCCCGCCGACTGCGCGAGACCTATCGGACCCGTATGCACACCTTGTGCGACGGTCTGGAGGCCGCCGGCTTCGAGGTCCTGCGCCCCAAGGCGACCTTCTACTGCCTCGTGCGGAACCCGCCGGGCCTCGACAGCAGCGGCTTCGCGAAGCGCCTGCTGGAAGACGCCGGTGTACTCGGGATCCCCGCCACCGGGTTCGGCCCTGGCGGGGAAGGCTACGTCCGCTTGACGGTTTGTACCGGAATGGACGCGATCGAAGAGGCGGTACGCCGCATCGGCTCGGTCGCCTGGTGA
- a CDS encoding SgcJ/EcaC family oxidoreductase — MTTTDLAADQAAITGIPQRLVAAWAAHDAAAFARLFTTDGTMILPGVYCKGTEAIRAHMENSFARELKGTRVTGQPVDLRIDGALAVLVTQGGVLASGETEPAPERAIRATWVAVKTGGEWLLAAYQNSPRDVPAPA; from the coding sequence ATGACGACCACTGATCTTGCCGCGGACCAGGCCGCGATCACGGGCATCCCCCAGCGGCTGGTCGCGGCGTGGGCGGCACACGACGCAGCCGCCTTCGCCCGGCTTTTCACCACCGACGGCACGATGATCCTGCCCGGCGTCTACTGCAAGGGAACCGAGGCGATCCGCGCCCATATGGAGAATTCGTTCGCGCGCGAACTGAAGGGCACCCGAGTCACCGGGCAGCCGGTCGACCTGCGTATCGACGGAGCGCTGGCCGTACTGGTCACCCAGGGCGGCGTGCTCGCCTCCGGCGAGACCGAACCCGCACCCGAACGCGCCATCAGGGCCACCTGGGTGGCGGTGAAGACCGGCGGGGAATGGCTGCTCGCCGCCTATCAGAACAGCCCCCGGGACGTTCCCGCACCGGCTTGA
- a CDS encoding cytochrome P450, giving the protein MRNVGFDLIAERPLGEVSMESRCPVILDTTGKDVHAEGAHLREQGPIAQVELPQGIRAWTVVGHDLAMKLLTDPRVSKNPRQHWDAYINGEIRSDWPLASWTAMDNMTTTYGADHTRLRRPVVKAFTPRRVRAMQPYIEKTVTKLLDDLAAVPPGEVVDLKRMFCYRLPASIICDLFGIPEESRAAILRGGEMTTDSSITPEEAEANVRDWTAQFQQLLEAKRRHPGDDLTTDLIASAEEDGEEGMTDNELIGTLFVALGAGSETVMNLVTHAVHKLLTHPDQRAMIEDGRASWDDVIEETLRAESPINMLPLRFAVEDIELDGVTIPKGDPILMGYAAIGRDPEVHGENAAEWDITRTDKEHLSFGYGTHFCFGAPLARLEAQVALPALFERFPGLSLALDAEELQPQGTFIMNGWKTLPVRLLAPAEAR; this is encoded by the coding sequence ATGCGTAATGTCGGTTTCGACCTCATCGCCGAACGCCCCCTTGGAGAGGTTTCCATGGAAAGCCGTTGTCCCGTCATTCTGGACACCACCGGAAAGGACGTGCACGCCGAGGGCGCGCACCTCCGCGAACAAGGTCCGATAGCGCAGGTCGAGCTTCCACAGGGAATTCGGGCCTGGACGGTCGTCGGTCACGATCTCGCCATGAAGCTGCTGACCGACCCGCGCGTCTCCAAGAATCCCCGCCAGCACTGGGACGCCTACATCAACGGCGAGATCCGCTCTGACTGGCCGCTGGCGAGCTGGACGGCCATGGATAACATGACCACCACCTACGGCGCGGACCACACCCGGTTGCGGCGTCCGGTCGTCAAGGCGTTCACGCCGCGCCGGGTCCGGGCCATGCAGCCCTACATCGAGAAGACCGTGACGAAGCTGCTGGACGACCTGGCCGCGGTCCCGCCCGGCGAGGTCGTGGACCTGAAGCGGATGTTCTGCTACCGGCTGCCCGCGTCGATCATCTGCGACCTGTTCGGGATCCCCGAAGAGTCCCGTGCCGCCATCCTGCGCGGCGGGGAGATGACCACCGACTCCTCCATCACCCCGGAAGAGGCGGAGGCGAACGTCCGTGACTGGACCGCACAGTTCCAGCAGCTTCTCGAAGCCAAGCGCCGGCATCCCGGTGACGACCTCACCACCGACCTGATCGCCTCCGCCGAGGAAGACGGCGAGGAGGGCATGACGGACAACGAGCTGATCGGCACGTTGTTCGTCGCGCTCGGCGCCGGTTCGGAAACGGTGATGAACCTGGTGACGCACGCCGTCCACAAGCTGCTCACCCATCCCGACCAGCGGGCGATGATCGAGGACGGGCGGGCGTCCTGGGACGACGTGATCGAGGAGACGCTTCGCGCCGAATCGCCCATCAACATGTTGCCGCTGCGGTTCGCCGTCGAGGACATCGAACTCGACGGGGTGACGATTCCCAAGGGCGATCCGATTCTGATGGGGTACGCCGCGATCGGGCGTGACCCGGAAGTGCACGGCGAGAACGCCGCCGAATGGGACATCACCCGGACGGACAAGGAACACCTCAGTTTCGGCTACGGCACGCATTTCTGCTTCGGCGCGCCGCTCGCCCGGCTCGAAGCCCAGGTCGCGTTGCCCGCGTTGTTCGAGCGGTTCCCTGGCCTGTCGCTGGCCCTCGACGCGGAGGAGCTGCAACCGCAGGGCACGTTCATCATGAACGGCTGGAAGACGCTGCCCGTGCGGCTGCTGGCCCCTGCCGAGGCCCGGTGA
- a CDS encoding epoxide hydrolase family protein: MDPFRIDIPRMELDDLRRRLAATRWPSGSAVQDWSRGVPLRYLKELADYWRTDYDWRAAEARINAFSQYRTEIDGANVHLLHVRSPEPHAMPLILTHGWPSSVVEFLDVIGPLTDPAAYGGDPADAFDLVIPSIPGYGFSGPDLAPGWDIHRVGRAWAELMDRLGYRRYGAQGGDFGSLISLELGRIDPEHVVGVHTSMLIALPSGDPEEVAGLSPADQVKLDRHVLFETELSGYFKLQATRPQTVSYGLTDSPVGQLAWIIEKFWEWTDSAESPEDAVSRDTLLTNAMIYWLTGTGGSSAQLYYEYRRQLTGGPPDPPITVPVGVAVFQHDMVLPIRRLADRDIKTITHWSEFERGGHFSALEQPEAYVEDLRKFFRGLRN, from the coding sequence GTGGATCCCTTCCGTATCGATATTCCCCGGATGGAACTCGACGATCTGCGGCGCCGGCTCGCCGCCACCCGATGGCCGTCGGGGTCCGCCGTGCAGGACTGGTCCCGCGGAGTTCCGCTCCGCTACCTCAAGGAACTCGCCGACTACTGGCGTACTGATTACGACTGGCGCGCCGCCGAAGCGCGGATCAACGCTTTCTCCCAGTACCGCACCGAAATCGACGGCGCGAACGTGCATCTGCTGCATGTGCGCTCGCCGGAGCCACACGCCATGCCGCTGATCCTCACCCACGGCTGGCCGAGTTCGGTCGTCGAGTTCCTCGACGTCATCGGGCCGCTGACGGACCCGGCGGCGTACGGCGGAGATCCGGCCGACGCCTTCGATCTGGTCATTCCCTCCATTCCGGGATACGGGTTCTCGGGACCGGACCTGGCGCCCGGCTGGGATATCCACCGGGTGGGCCGCGCCTGGGCGGAATTGATGGACAGGCTCGGTTACCGGCGTTATGGGGCGCAGGGCGGTGATTTCGGCTCGCTGATTTCGCTGGAACTCGGCCGGATCGATCCCGAGCACGTCGTCGGCGTGCATACGAGCATGCTGATCGCACTGCCATCCGGTGATCCGGAAGAAGTGGCGGGATTGAGCCCGGCCGACCAGGTGAAGCTGGATCGGCACGTTCTGTTCGAAACGGAACTCTCGGGTTATTTCAAGCTGCAGGCGACCAGGCCGCAGACGGTTTCGTACGGCTTGACGGATTCCCCGGTCGGACAGCTCGCGTGGATCATCGAGAAATTCTGGGAATGGACGGACTCGGCGGAAAGCCCGGAGGACGCCGTCAGCCGCGACACCCTGCTCACGAACGCCATGATCTACTGGCTGACCGGGACCGGCGGTTCCTCGGCCCAGCTCTACTACGAGTACCGCCGTCAGCTGACCGGCGGGCCGCCCGATCCGCCGATCACCGTGCCGGTCGGGGTGGCCGTGTTCCAGCACGACATGGTCCTGCCGATCCGGCGGCTCGCCGACCGGGACATCAAGACCATCACCCACTGGTCCGAGTTCGAGCGCGGTGGCCACTTCAGCGCGCTGGAGCAGCCTGAGGCGTACGTGGAAGACCTGCGGAAGTTCTTCCGCGGCCTCCGGAACTGA
- a CDS encoding FAD-dependent monooxygenase: MTNNQTGKRAVVLGGSMAGILAARVLAESYAEVLVVDRDEVVGVTEPRRGAPHTIHAHALHARGHLILEELFPGLTDGLTAAGVPSCDLGEMHWYLNARRLKPARTGLISVLAPRPMLEEHVRRQVAALPNVTFRERHDIRELVPDRDRTRIVGVKIEARDGGTGEETLTADLVVDTTGRGSRTPAWLEEFGYRRPDEDRVRIGLAYTTRQYELTDDMLGGVPSINPIASPAHPRGAFFGRSGPDLVNLSLTGILGDHPPTDEAGFLEFVRSLPIPDVYEAIIGAKPVNDPVTFRFPASVRRRYERLPAFPDGLLVLGDAVCSFNPVYGQGMTVAAMEAAALRRHLRRGGGPRPAEFFTEVGRIIDMPWEVSVNGDLDFPGVEGHRSVKVKVGNAYMARLQYAATKDPKVTEGFMRVAGLLDPPQALMRPRMLARVLRHAVRRPAPGTSWLEREPSSGVAATHPG, encoded by the coding sequence ATGACCAACAACCAGACCGGAAAGCGGGCCGTGGTGCTGGGCGGCAGCATGGCCGGGATCCTGGCGGCACGGGTGCTGGCGGAGTCGTACGCCGAGGTCCTGGTCGTCGACCGGGACGAGGTGGTCGGCGTGACCGAGCCCCGGCGTGGTGCCCCGCACACGATCCACGCGCACGCGCTGCACGCGCGCGGGCACCTGATCCTGGAGGAGTTGTTCCCCGGCCTCACCGACGGCCTGACCGCGGCCGGGGTGCCCAGCTGCGATCTGGGCGAGATGCACTGGTACCTGAACGCGCGACGGCTGAAGCCGGCGCGAACCGGGCTGATCTCCGTGCTCGCGCCCCGGCCGATGCTCGAGGAGCACGTCCGGCGACAGGTCGCCGCGCTGCCCAACGTGACCTTCCGTGAGCGTCACGACATCCGGGAACTGGTACCCGACCGGGACCGCACCCGCATCGTCGGGGTCAAGATCGAGGCACGCGACGGCGGCACCGGTGAAGAGACACTGACGGCGGACCTGGTGGTCGACACCACCGGGCGGGGTTCCCGCACCCCCGCCTGGCTGGAGGAGTTCGGTTACCGCAGGCCGGACGAAGACAGGGTGAGGATCGGGCTCGCTTACACCACCCGGCAGTACGAACTCACCGACGACATGCTCGGCGGTGTCCCGTCCATCAACCCGATCGCGTCCCCCGCCCACCCCAGGGGCGCGTTCTTCGGCAGGAGCGGTCCTGACCTGGTCAACCTCTCCCTGACCGGAATTCTCGGTGACCACCCGCCCACGGACGAGGCGGGATTCCTCGAGTTCGTCCGGTCCCTGCCCATTCCGGACGTCTACGAAGCGATCATCGGCGCCAAACCGGTGAACGACCCGGTGACCTTCCGCTTCCCGGCCAGTGTGCGACGGCGTTACGAGCGGCTGCCCGCGTTCCCGGACGGGCTGCTCGTGCTGGGAGACGCGGTGTGCAGCTTCAACCCGGTGTACGGGCAGGGCATGACCGTCGCCGCGATGGAGGCGGCCGCGCTCCGGCGGCACCTGCGCCGGGGCGGCGGTCCACGGCCCGCCGAATTCTTCACCGAGGTCGGTCGGATCATCGACATGCCCTGGGAGGTGTCCGTCAACGGCGATCTGGACTTCCCCGGCGTCGAGGGCCACCGCTCGGTCAAGGTCAAGGTGGGGAACGCCTACATGGCCCGGCTGCAGTACGCCGCGACGAAGGACCCGAAGGTCACCGAAGGCTTCATGCGGGTGGCCGGGCTCCTCGACCCACCGCAGGCGCTCATGCGGCCGCGGATGCTCGCCCGGGTGCTTCGGCACGCCGTGCGGCGGCCGGCCCCCGGGACGTCCTGGCTCGAACGCGAGCCGTCGTCCGGCGTGGCCGCGACCCATCCCGGCTGA
- a CDS encoding TauD/TfdA family dioxygenase, with product MADYQSEPISSTFGARISGLDLAAPIDRETVDSLVEDLIRYRVLVVPGQKLEHADHIRVSRLFGPLDVYPVSKYVVPEYPEVLTISNIFENGSPIGLYDGDEQEEWHTDYSFKKVMSKASMLYSVIAPEVGGDTLFADTTAAYDELSDDLKDRIKGLRAVHSMAHLVAEELKTNPHKKPLTPEELERTPDIEQPLVRAHPVTGRESLLLGSMIISEIVGLDPAESTALLDELHAHATADRYVYRHHWEVGDLVIWDNQATMHTRTPCDSKRHQRLLYRTTVM from the coding sequence ATGGCCGATTATCAGTCAGAACCGATCTCGTCAACCTTCGGTGCCCGGATCTCGGGGCTGGACCTCGCCGCGCCGATCGATCGGGAAACGGTGGACAGCCTGGTCGAAGACCTGATCAGGTATCGGGTACTCGTGGTTCCCGGGCAGAAGCTGGAGCATGCCGACCACATTCGCGTCAGTCGCCTGTTCGGGCCGCTCGACGTCTACCCGGTGTCGAAGTACGTGGTTCCGGAATATCCCGAGGTGCTGACCATCAGCAATATCTTCGAGAACGGCAGCCCCATCGGCCTTTATGACGGCGACGAACAGGAAGAGTGGCATACCGATTATTCCTTCAAGAAAGTGATGAGCAAGGCTTCGATGCTTTATTCGGTGATCGCGCCCGAGGTGGGCGGCGATACGCTCTTCGCTGACACGACGGCGGCCTACGACGAGCTTTCCGACGACCTCAAGGACCGCATCAAGGGATTGCGCGCCGTGCATTCCATGGCGCATCTGGTGGCCGAGGAACTGAAGACCAATCCGCACAAGAAGCCGCTGACGCCGGAAGAACTCGAGCGGACGCCCGACATCGAGCAGCCGCTGGTCCGGGCGCACCCGGTCACCGGTCGTGAATCACTGCTGCTCGGCAGCATGATCATCAGCGAGATCGTCGGGCTGGACCCGGCGGAGAGCACCGCCCTGCTGGACGAACTCCACGCCCACGCGACCGCGGACCGGTACGTCTACCGCCACCACTGGGAGGTGGGCGACCTGGTCATCTGGGACAACCAGGCCACGATGCACACCCGGACCCCGTGCGACAGCAAGCGTCACCAGCGGCTCCTGTACCGGACCACGGTGATGTAG
- a CDS encoding MFS transporter, with protein sequence MGANVADTDGPSAGRREWIGLVVLALPTLLLSLDFSVIYLAVPDLSVDLGADSTQQLWIADIYGFMMAGFLVTMGTVGDRIGRRKLLLIGAALFGVASILAAFSTSAGMLIAARALMGISGATLMPSTLALISTMFKNPRQMGVAIAAWMACFMGGMALGPVVGGAMLDNFWWGSVFLLGVPVMVVLLAVAPVLLPESRDPDAGKLDLVSVALSLLAVLPIVYGLKELLKAGFAVLPVASLLAGAVFAVAFVSRQRKLTDPLMDLSLFRDRAFSTALLVGSMIPALQGGTYFLIAQHLQDVEGLSPISAGLWLAPSSAIMIGTILVAPVLARRVRPAYLFCAGLLIAAAGFVVLTRIDGPGQLLELWIGYAIMALGVGLPAGLGTALVLAAAPPEKAGSASAVSEAGNDLGVAMGVAVLGSICTFVYRSQFAGQVPGGLPPSATAAADNLAAAVPVAGRLPSPQGPELLAAARAAFTSGLNTVAIICGALFVALAVLSVAALRHVPASGAEVPDTELADTEAERSSRQ encoded by the coding sequence ATGGGTGCGAACGTGGCGGACACCGACGGCCCGAGCGCCGGGCGGCGGGAGTGGATCGGTCTCGTCGTCCTCGCACTGCCGACCCTGCTGCTGTCGCTGGACTTCAGCGTGATCTACCTGGCCGTTCCGGATTTGAGCGTCGACCTCGGGGCCGACAGCACCCAGCAGTTGTGGATCGCCGACATCTACGGCTTCATGATGGCCGGATTCCTGGTGACCATGGGCACCGTCGGCGACCGCATCGGGCGTCGCAAGCTGTTGCTGATCGGCGCGGCGCTGTTCGGTGTCGCGTCGATCCTCGCCGCGTTCTCCACCAGCGCCGGGATGCTGATCGCGGCCAGGGCGCTGATGGGGATCAGCGGCGCGACCTTGATGCCTTCGACGCTGGCCCTGATCAGCACGATGTTCAAGAACCCCCGGCAGATGGGGGTCGCGATCGCCGCGTGGATGGCGTGTTTCATGGGCGGCATGGCGCTGGGGCCGGTGGTCGGCGGCGCGATGCTGGACAATTTCTGGTGGGGCTCGGTGTTCCTGCTCGGCGTGCCGGTGATGGTGGTGCTCCTCGCGGTCGCTCCCGTGCTGCTGCCGGAGTCCCGTGACCCGGACGCCGGGAAACTGGACCTGGTCAGCGTGGCGCTGTCCCTGCTCGCCGTCCTCCCGATCGTGTACGGCCTCAAGGAACTCCTCAAAGCGGGCTTCGCCGTCCTCCCGGTCGCGTCGCTCTTGGCGGGCGCCGTCTTCGCGGTCGCTTTCGTGAGCAGGCAGCGGAAACTCACGGACCCGCTGATGGACCTGAGCCTGTTCCGCGACCGCGCGTTCAGCACCGCGCTGCTGGTCGGCTCGATGATCCCGGCACTGCAGGGTGGCACGTACTTCCTGATCGCCCAGCACCTGCAGGACGTCGAGGGCCTTTCGCCGATCTCGGCGGGGCTTTGGCTGGCGCCTTCGTCGGCGATCATGATCGGGACCATCCTCGTCGCCCCCGTGCTCGCCCGCCGCGTCCGGCCCGCCTACTTGTTCTGCGCCGGCCTGCTGATCGCGGCGGCGGGTTTCGTGGTGCTCACCCGGATCGACGGGCCGGGACAACTGCTGGAACTCTGGATCGGGTACGCGATCATGGCCCTCGGTGTCGGGCTCCCGGCCGGGCTGGGGACCGCGCTCGTCCTGGCGGCCGCTCCGCCGGAGAAGGCGGGTTCGGCCTCGGCCGTGTCCGAGGCGGGCAACGACCTGGGGGTGGCGATGGGGGTGGCCGTGCTCGGCAGCATCTGCACTTTCGTCTACCGGAGCCAGTTCGCCGGGCAGGTTCCGGGCGGGTTGCCGCCGTCGGCGACGGCCGCCGCGGACAACCTCGCGGCCGCGGTACCGGTGGCCGGGCGGCTGCCGTCACCGCAGGGCCCGGAGTTGCTCGCGGCCGCCCGCGCCGCGTTCACCAGCGGCCTCAACACCGTGGCGATCATCTGCGGTGCGCTTTTCGTCGCGCTCGCGGTGCTCAGTGTGGCCGCGCTCCGGCACGTCCCGGCGTCCGGTGCCGAGGTGCCGGACACCGAGCTCGCCGATACCGAAGCGGAGCGATCGTCGCGGCAGTAG
- a CDS encoding carboxymuconolactone decarboxylase family protein, translating into MAGTPLKIAGRRSIAHIRHLDAVRPGAATGRVRTIYAQCERDFGLIAPPVSLHSPAPDLLAATWILLREVLVADGVASRAGKETVAAAVSAGNECPYCVSVHQATLAGLAPDGAREPASLEDWARAVATRDGAASRPAPFPAAALAEYAGTAVAFQYINRMATLFLRDSPLPPGVPGIARAGALKLLGTMMGTAASVTVQPGASLALLPEAELPGDLGWAAGNTTISSAYARAARAYETAGERSVPGRVRALVLDLTGQWDGEPPGLGRAWATERTSGLDSGDRTAGLLALLTALSPHQVGDELVRAYLVGGGDGRSLLELTSWASFTAARRTGSWLVPTT; encoded by the coding sequence ATGGCGGGCACGCCGCTGAAGATCGCCGGACGGCGATCCATCGCCCACATCCGGCATCTCGACGCCGTGCGCCCCGGTGCCGCCACGGGCCGGGTGCGGACGATCTACGCCCAGTGCGAACGCGACTTCGGCCTGATCGCCCCGCCCGTCTCACTGCACTCCCCCGCCCCGGACCTGCTCGCGGCGACCTGGATCCTGCTGCGCGAGGTACTCGTCGCGGACGGAGTGGCGAGCCGGGCGGGCAAGGAGACCGTGGCCGCCGCCGTGTCGGCGGGCAACGAATGTCCCTACTGCGTCAGCGTGCACCAAGCGACGCTGGCGGGCCTGGCGCCCGACGGCGCCAGGGAGCCGGCTTCGCTCGAGGACTGGGCGCGCGCCGTGGCGACGCGGGACGGCGCGGCCTCACGGCCCGCGCCGTTCCCGGCGGCCGCGCTCGCGGAGTACGCGGGGACCGCGGTCGCCTTCCAGTACATCAACCGGATGGCGACCCTGTTCCTGCGGGACAGCCCGCTCCCGCCGGGGGTGCCGGGCATCGCCCGCGCCGGCGCGCTGAAGCTGCTCGGCACGATGATGGGGACCGCGGCGAGCGTCACCGTCCAGCCAGGTGCTTCGCTCGCCCTACTGCCCGAAGCCGAGTTGCCCGGCGACCTGGGGTGGGCGGCGGGCAACACCACGATCTCGTCCGCCTACGCCCGTGCGGCCCGGGCGTACGAAACCGCCGGGGAGCGCTCGGTCCCCGGCCGGGTCCGGGCACTCGTGCTCGACCTGACCGGGCAGTGGGACGGTGAACCGCCGGGTCTCGGCCGGGCGTGGGCGACGGAGCGGACGTCCGGTCTGGACAGTGGCGACCGGACGGCGGGGCTCCTTGCCCTGCTGACCGCGCTCTCCCCCCATCAGGTCGGCGACGAGCTCGTCCGGGCTTACCTGGTGGGTGGCGGGGACGGCCGCTCCCTGCTGGAACTGACGTCGTGGGCGAGCTTCACCGCCGCCCGCCGGACCGGGTCGTGGCTCGTGCCCACGACGTGA
- a CDS encoding GMC family oxidoreductase: MNSTESTDVLVIGTGFGGAVAAYHLAAGGAKVVMLERGPWVRSEEFEHDFLLGSSYTRIFDFVVGDGMSLLGGNCVGGGSVVYFAAMPRAPKFVFDRQGSIGRRMWPSSISRDTLEPWYDRVSEALPVSMSDWNQVTYAGGLFAAACNHSGRTANPVPVAIDVDRCTNCNWMMSGCRFDAKRSLLLNYLPAAVACGAEIRPLHEVQRLSRTDRGYRVHYSTVDAEDYRILHDEGVIDAKIVIMAAGAGATPVILQRSAAALGGMPDAVGRYFSGNGERLNTAIVDEDRARELFGLDRGDGRAYEANQIGKGPCVASWDDLDASLPEYSRFSLEQLYFPPGFGTILAQVPGAAAPSWFGREKKEIVGKWQSWLTTFTMSEDDNEGVFGPPPPTGNAHRISQQMLGRGTISYEPTANTRHGWEISDAAVKAVMERDGLAKVMPWTNDVVGAYTVHPLASCRIGDDPATSALDDRHELRGHPGIFVTDGSAVPGALTVNPALTIAALAERAMPGIVQAAKDRGVSVKYGAPSPLGEIAGRRGTLPLVSDLAVR; this comes from the coding sequence GTGAACAGCACGGAATCCACCGACGTCCTCGTGATCGGCACGGGTTTCGGCGGCGCCGTCGCCGCCTACCACCTGGCCGCCGGCGGCGCCAAGGTCGTCATGCTCGAACGCGGGCCGTGGGTGCGCAGCGAGGAGTTCGAGCACGACTTCCTGCTCGGCTCTTCCTATACCCGGATCTTCGACTTCGTCGTCGGTGACGGAATGAGCCTGCTGGGCGGCAACTGTGTCGGCGGCGGCAGCGTCGTCTATTTCGCGGCCATGCCCCGCGCGCCGAAGTTCGTCTTCGACCGCCAAGGCTCGATCGGGCGCCGCATGTGGCCGTCGTCGATCTCCCGCGACACCCTCGAGCCGTGGTACGACCGCGTGTCGGAGGCCCTGCCGGTGTCCATGTCGGACTGGAACCAGGTGACCTACGCCGGTGGCTTGTTCGCCGCCGCGTGCAACCACTCGGGCCGCACGGCCAATCCGGTACCCGTCGCCATCGACGTCGACCGCTGCACCAACTGCAACTGGATGATGTCCGGCTGCCGGTTCGACGCCAAACGCTCGCTGCTGCTCAACTACCTGCCCGCCGCGGTCGCGTGCGGTGCCGAGATCCGGCCCCTGCACGAGGTACAGCGGCTCTCGCGCACCGACCGCGGCTACCGGGTGCACTATTCGACCGTCGACGCGGAGGACTACCGGATCCTCCACGACGAGGGCGTCATCGACGCCAAGATCGTGATCATGGCGGCGGGCGCGGGCGCGACGCCGGTGATCCTGCAACGGTCCGCCGCCGCGCTCGGCGGAATGCCGGACGCGGTCGGCCGCTACTTCTCCGGCAACGGGGAACGGCTCAACACCGCGATCGTCGACGAGGACAGGGCCCGTGAGCTGTTCGGCCTCGACCGGGGCGACGGCCGGGCCTACGAAGCCAACCAGATCGGCAAGGGCCCGTGTGTGGCCAGCTGGGACGACCTCGACGCCAGCCTGCCCGAGTATTCGCGGTTCTCGTTGGAACAGCTGTACTTCCCGCCGGGGTTCGGCACGATCCTGGCTCAGGTCCCCGGCGCGGCCGCGCCGAGCTGGTTCGGGCGGGAGAAGAAGGAGATCGTCGGCAAGTGGCAGTCGTGGCTGACCACGTTCACCATGAGCGAGGACGACAACGAAGGCGTGTTCGGCCCGCCACCACCGACCGGTAACGCCCACCGGATCTCGCAGCAGATGCTCGGCCGCGGCACGATCAGCTACGAGCCGACCGCGAACACCCGGCACGGCTGGGAGATCTCGGACGCGGCCGTCAAGGCGGTGATGGAACGCGACGGGCTGGCCAAGGTCATGCCGTGGACCAACGACGTCGTCGGCGCGTACACCGTGCACCCACTGGCTTCCTGCCGGATCGGCGACGACCCCGCCACGTCGGCGCTGGACGACCGGCACGAGTTGCGCGGGCACCCCGGTATCTTCGTCACCGACGGCTCGGCGGTGCCCGGCGCGCTGACGGTCAATCCCGCGCTGACCATCGCGGCACTCGCCGAACGCGCCATGCCCGGGATCGTCCAAGCCGCGAAGGATCGCGGCGTCTCGGTGAAGTACGGCGCGCCCTCGCCCCTCGGTGAGATCGCGGGCCGCCGCGGCACGCTGCCGCTGGTGTCGGATCTGGCGGTGCGTTAG